The Anolis carolinensis isolate JA03-04 chromosome 1, rAnoCar3.1.pri, whole genome shotgun sequence genome window below encodes:
- the clec14a gene encoding C-type lectin domain family 14 member A: protein MKGVLLAFLVLGQFFYSPGGSGILPSAFTKCQAASRTCYSAQLARLAFQKAQEACTGQGGGLSTANSATEVSTILTLLGNLGNTSDTHFFWLGLVRKAQQCTREDLPLRGFSWALAGDSMEMVRNESGLGWLREPSKSCTVERCAGLQVMPGGPRLEPWGLRDHICTKASAGYVCKYIYDGGCSALKPSSSLGYLLPHSHLQSAAIEFSPPGTELTLRCPRGREARFTCRLSTDGYHWERETEEWLCSCPSGYWSPKEAACMELDTCQDPQGAFFCLCALGSRLGTNAKACLQAVQNGGAASTSQPGLLSAVPSNSSVEERFPTEVNGSMAEEAPRPLSDSSNYIFILITVAVVMLVILVMAALQVFQFCFRRCSPSSSASKEPAGKDGATVGAEKGDTEASATRTNSEHSLGPSKAESLEASPEEASPGGQLAEMEEP from the coding sequence ATGAAGGGAGTTTTGTTGGCTTTTCTGGTCCTAGGGCAGTTTTTCTACTCTCCAGGAGGCTCTGGGATTCTTCCTTCTGCCTTCACTAAATGCCAGGCGGCTTCAAGGACCTGCTACAGTGCCCAGTTGGCCAGGCTGGCTTTCCAGAAGGCCCAGGAGGCCTGCACAGGACAAGGAGGTGGCCTTAGCACTGCCAACAGTGCCACCGAAGTGAGCACCATCCTGACTCTGCTCGGTAATCTCGGCAACACCTCTGACACCCACTTTTTCTGGCTGGGCTTAGTGAGGAAGGCCCAGCAATGCACCAGGGAGGACCTGCCACTGAGGGGCTTCTCCTGGGCCTTGGCTGGTGATTCCATGGAGATGGTAAGGAACGAGAGTGGCCTAGGCTGGCTGAGGGAGCCCAGCAAGTCGTGTACCGTGGAGCGCTGTGCCGGGTTGCAGGTAATGCCAGGAGGGCCTCGTTTGGAGCCGTGGGGACTGAGGGATCACATCTGCACTAAAGCCAGTGCAGGCTATGTCTGCAAGTACATCTATGATGGTGGCTGCTCTGCTCTCAAGCCATCATCCAGCCTAGGGTACTTATTGCCCCATTCACACCTCCAAAGTGCGGCCATCGAGTTCAGCCCGCCAGGAACGGAGCTCACTCTGAGGTGCCCCAGAGGCCGAGAAGCTCGCTTCACTTGCCGCCTCTCAACTGATGGCTATCACTGGGAAAGAGAGACGGAGGAGTGGCTCTGTTCCTGCCCCAGCGGATACTGGAGCCCCAAAGAGGCGGCCTGCATGGAGCTCGACACCTGTCAGGATCCTCAAGGTGCCTTCTTTTGTCTTTGTGCTTTGGGCTCCCGCTTAGGGACCAATGCGAAGGCCTGCCTCCAGGCTGTACAAAATGGTGGTGCTGCCTCAACATCACAGCCTGGCTTGCTTTCAGCAGTGCCTAGCAACAGCTCTGTGGAGGAGCGCTTTCCTACTGAGGTCAATGGGAGCATGGCTGAGGAGGCACCGCGACCTCTGTCGGACTCCTCCAACTACATCTTCATCCTCATCACAGTGGCTGTGGTGATGCTGGTGATCCTGGTCATGGCAGCACTGCAGGTCTTCCAGTTCTGCTTCCGAAGGTGCTCTCCTTCTTCCTCTGCTTCCAAGGAGCCTGCTGGGAAGGATGGAGCAACTGTTGGAGCTGAGAAAGGTGACACTGAGGCCTCTGCCACCCGCACCAACTCGGAGCACTCTTTGGGGCCCAGCAAGGCTGAGTCCCTGGAGGCCTCACCAGAGGAGGCCTCACCAGGAGGCCAACTCGCAGAGATGGAGGAGCCCTGA